The region GATTTTTCGCTTGGTTGTAGCTTGTTTATGTTTTGCATTCAAGTAATTCTCTAATGTGGGATTGAGGCGGTATTTTTTATAGGCGTCTGACCTGTTTTTTACGTGAGTGGATAGCTCGTCGTCCCACCAGGGAACCCTATAGCTGGAGAGTTTTTcagggtgtttttttacagGAATTGAACGATCAGCTGCACATAAAATTATTGCTCGAATATCATCCAGACCTTGAATATCTTGTCGTTCGATCTCGTGGATGATTAGTTCCTGAAACAACAACCAGTTAGCCTTTTTAATGTTGTATTTGGAGGTTGAAAAGAAGTTTTGAGGTAATTCAGGTAAGTTGAGATCCATAATTGTCGTTAAAGTGGGGTAGTGGTCACTCCCACCTGGATCTGGGAGAACCTCCCATGAAGCGT is a window of Harmonia axyridis chromosome 2, icHarAxyr1.1, whole genome shotgun sequence DNA encoding:
- the LOC123672173 gene encoding uncharacterized protein LOC123672173: MDLNLPELPQNFFSTSKYNIKKANWLLFQELIIHEIERQDIQGLDDIRAIILCAADRSIPVKKHPEKLSSYRVPWWDDELSTHVKNRSDAYKKYRLNPTLENYLNAKHKQATTKRKIREKKKTSFREFCESLSVKDSKNLWRNIRRFRSGVSPSPSRRASPSCGREILPRLCPSPQLDLNEEDRTPLRNIDPPPVPQVLSFVLLPLPRSWKNTNL